The Archaeoglobus neptunius genome has a window encoding:
- a CDS encoding DUF1634 domain-containing protein → MQRNEIPNPPVEGRVYGEIAALITIVGIVIALIGVAINLTKGGELLDTSKLIQGLLEGRSPHEIWKTDSVFKAEPHGYWFFGYLSTGEGLSMAGLAIACWGGVIGAWSIFLAMFRSKEVLLYKKGLYPVLAFVISVILTLAALGILSIRH, encoded by the coding sequence ATGCAAAGAAACGAGATTCCAAACCCCCCTGTAGAAGGACGTGTTTATGGGGAAATTGCAGCTCTTATAACCATAGTCGGAATTGTGATAGCCCTGATTGGGGTGGCAATCAATCTGACGAAAGGTGGAGAGCTGCTGGACACCTCAAAATTAATCCAGGGTCTGCTTGAAGGGAGATCACCGCATGAAATATGGAAGACCGATTCCGTGTTCAAAGCAGAGCCCCATGGATACTGGTTTTTTGGCTATCTGAGTACGGGAGAAGGACTGTCAATGGCGGGTCTGGCAATAGCCTGCTGGGGAGGAGTAATCGGCGCATGGAGCATCTTCTTGGCAATGTTTCGAAGTAAAGAGGTTCTTCTCTACAAAAAAGGACTGTATCCCGTTCTTGCTTTCGTTATCTCAGTAATTCTCACGCTGGCGGCTCTGGGGATCCTCTCAATTAGACATTAA
- a CDS encoding DUF22 domain-containing protein — translation MKLKVKVTYWADEIGGKVEEMEMELKPFGYRMAPITQWELLIADEDIKVEKGEPIIIKIKPVFLPPNTMVGPLSIMRHALGIVNDVVECGIPEKVEDEKCISRVLFIPVESGEIKKGDLVGVLKVYYIKTGLLNRLLNINPPKVEIKREVTLLNITWRDNGTIHREEAKVEALGYIRSHIGVWEVLVADEDIAVRKGDIVRVKIREVELPPSTVVVPLSVMRNAYGTVLDVVELGRPKKVEEVKRIQQAIFLAVEDGRIEKGDLIGVINVYYVGMENVESVIKDKKPEKVRLVYRSGEGIIKRDVTIEPFGYRRSPVARWEVLIADERKELKYGEPATVRVKKIKVPPNTIIYPLHIMRHAYGTVVDVFCDCPPWRVEEGGEIRKAVFLPIADGEIKEGDLLGVLNFYSTEVGKLGTLVQWYDRWLKMSDEEMLLYLEGVQ, via the coding sequence GTGAAATTGAAAGTTAAGGTAACGTACTGGGCCGACGAAATAGGCGGGAAGGTGGAAGAAATGGAAATGGAATTGAAGCCTTTTGGATACAGGATGGCACCCATCACCCAATGGGAGCTTCTCATAGCGGATGAGGATATCAAAGTTGAAAAAGGAGAACCCATCATTATAAAAATCAAACCTGTTTTCCTCCCTCCAAATACGATGGTTGGGCCGCTCAGCATAATGAGGCATGCGCTCGGAATAGTTAACGATGTTGTTGAGTGTGGGATACCTGAAAAAGTTGAAGATGAAAAATGCATAAGTAGAGTTCTCTTCATACCGGTTGAGAGCGGGGAAATAAAGAAAGGTGACCTCGTCGGTGTTTTGAAGGTATACTATATTAAAACCGGCCTGCTGAACCGTTTACTCAACATAAATCCACCCAAGGTTGAGATAAAAAGAGAGGTAACACTGCTTAACATAACATGGAGGGATAACGGGACAATTCACAGAGAAGAAGCTAAAGTGGAAGCTCTTGGTTACATACGCAGTCACATCGGCGTCTGGGAAGTTCTGGTTGCTGACGAGGACATCGCTGTTAGAAAGGGAGATATTGTCAGGGTTAAAATAAGGGAGGTCGAGTTGCCCCCCAGCACGGTTGTTGTACCGCTAAGTGTCATGAGAAACGCCTACGGTACTGTACTGGATGTAGTGGAGCTGGGAAGACCGAAGAAGGTTGAGGAGGTGAAAAGAATACAGCAGGCAATATTTCTGGCAGTTGAGGATGGCAGGATAGAGAAGGGAGACCTGATAGGTGTCATAAACGTTTATTATGTGGGGATGGAGAACGTTGAAAGCGTTATAAAGGATAAAAAACCGGAAAAGGTCAGGCTGGTTTACAGGAGTGGTGAGGGGATAATAAAGAGAGATGTCACAATTGAGCCCTTTGGATACAGGAGAAGTCCCGTTGCAAGGTGGGAAGTTCTCATTGCTGATGAGAGGAAGGAACTGAAGTATGGCGAACCTGCAACCGTGAGAGTTAAAAAGATTAAGGTGCCGCCCAACACCATAATCTACCCTCTTCACATCATGAGGCACGCCTACGGCACGGTGGTCGATGTTTTCTGCGACTGCCCGCCCTGGAGGGTGGAAGAGGGTGGCGAGATCAGAAAGGCGGTTTTCCTTCCGATCGCTGATGGGGAGATAAAAGAAGGTGACCTCCTCGGAGTGCTGAACTTTTACAGCACCGAAGTCGGGAAGCTGGGTACACTGGTGCAGTGGTACGACAGATGGCTCAAGATGTCTGATGAGGAGATGCTGCTGTATCTGGAGGGTGTGCAGTAA
- a CDS encoding LVIVD repeat-containing protein, whose translation MKRVLMLIIAIAATLNCTASAKPIERVGDFLGMIKSFDVAEIDGRTYVFLTTGSSFRILDATEATNMKEVWRYECYKAGSLTVYGNYTYVNCAYGFIIFDVSDPSKPEIVSCSEIVLQGS comes from the coding sequence TTGAAAAGAGTTCTCATGCTGATTATCGCCATCGCTGCAACACTGAACTGCACTGCCTCTGCCAAACCAATTGAGCGTGTGGGAGACTTTCTTGGCATGATCAAATCATTTGATGTGGCAGAGATCGATGGTAGAACCTATGTGTTCCTTACAACTGGATCCAGCTTTAGAATTCTGGATGCCACGGAAGCTACGAATATGAAAGAGGTCTGGAGATATGAATGTTATAAAGCTGGCTCTCTCACGGTTTACGGAAACTACACATATGTAAACTGCGCGTATGGATTCATAATCTTTGATGTATCAGATCCGTCAAAGCCCGAGATCGTGAGCTGTAGTGAAATAGTGTTGCAAGGCTCATAA
- a CDS encoding sulfite exporter TauE/SafE family protein, which yields MKIQITKLVKYWRFILVALLLTGGIEVALASPQGNGGGALQFFLEVYFACVAMGTTAIIAGTGGGVLFTTLFLGFTNIHPDVIRATGLLAAMSGTRMGARRFLKKGIANVRLVLVVGVTYTVFAIIGAIVGLKITRELGEYGIALIKLLLGLIVVAVGVVYLITKKTDYPEPKKIDSFTRKLGVEYPYWEDSLGSVVDYRVTRAPLAILAFCAVGFVSGMFGLGAGWAVTPVLNLVMLAPLKVATTTSAVIISLGDTAAIFPYLMANAIVPIFAVPAVAGLITGAEIGSRIAVRVRPSVVRYILIGILFFTGSKLVLTGLTLMGVI from the coding sequence ATGAAGATCCAAATTACAAAGCTGGTAAAATACTGGAGATTTATTTTAGTGGCACTGTTGCTTACGGGCGGTATTGAAGTGGCACTTGCGAGCCCTCAGGGGAATGGGGGTGGAGCACTGCAGTTCTTTTTGGAAGTATACTTTGCCTGCGTTGCGATGGGTACAACCGCCATCATTGCCGGAACGGGAGGAGGTGTTTTGTTCACAACACTCTTTCTGGGATTTACCAACATCCATCCCGATGTGATCAGGGCAACTGGATTGCTTGCGGCCATGTCAGGAACGCGTATGGGGGCACGAAGATTCCTGAAAAAAGGTATAGCCAACGTAAGGTTGGTGCTCGTTGTTGGGGTAACCTATACGGTGTTTGCGATTATCGGGGCAATTGTTGGCCTGAAGATAACCCGGGAACTTGGAGAGTATGGAATAGCTCTCATCAAGCTGTTGCTCGGACTTATAGTGGTGGCTGTGGGCGTTGTTTATCTGATAACCAAAAAGACGGACTATCCCGAGCCTAAGAAGATCGACTCATTCACCCGGAAACTAGGAGTGGAGTATCCCTACTGGGAGGATTCCTTAGGATCGGTTGTGGACTACAGGGTTACACGGGCTCCTCTGGCAATTCTGGCTTTCTGTGCAGTGGGTTTTGTGTCCGGTATGTTCGGTCTGGGGGCTGGATGGGCGGTAACGCCAGTTCTGAATCTCGTGATGTTGGCCCCGCTCAAGGTTGCAACGACCACCAGTGCGGTCATCATCAGTCTTGGGGATACGGCTGCAATTTTTCCGTACCTGATGGCAAATGCTATTGTTCCGATATTTGCCGTTCCGGCAGTTGCCGGACTGATTACAGGAGCTGAGATAGGATCCAGAATCGCTGTCAGAGTGAGGCCATCTGTCGTCAGGTACATATTGATAGGGATCCTGTTCTTCACCGGTTCAAAGCTCGTGCTAACCGGTCTAACCCTCATGGGGGTGATATAA
- a CDS encoding LVIVD repeat-containing protein, which yields MFKDRAYVGSEFRGLYVLDVSNPTNPEKLGEIHLNELARNLVAYENYVYVAGSKLWIVDVSNPAEPRVINEFPLKNIATVYISDGYLYVGVSCLIGSEYEIVKSAELTVYDLSDPANPREIGKYTASDFCCGSLYVEKGHVYAVWKKGLSVLDASDPASIREIWSSNTGGKKIMGTNGYVYVLSGSNITILDASEPDRIKKAGVYSNKFEDMYISGNYGYMVVLKNLEVLDLSKPADPVKVAEYTSTSRLVGVSASGEYAYVIGENIEVLKVNLSSQNQSSTLQSNFVEEMLKTVFKIFNLIKNLLGD from the coding sequence GTGTTCAAAGATCGTGCGTATGTTGGAAGTGAGTTTCGAGGACTTTATGTTCTGGATGTCTCGAACCCGACAAATCCAGAGAAGCTCGGCGAGATACATCTTAATGAACTTGCCCGAAATCTTGTCGCCTACGAAAACTATGTGTACGTTGCCGGTAGCAAGCTCTGGATCGTGGATGTCTCAAATCCAGCTGAGCCAAGAGTTATTAACGAATTTCCACTCAAAAATATTGCAACAGTCTATATCTCAGATGGATATCTCTATGTGGGTGTATCCTGCCTCATAGGATCCGAATATGAGATAGTTAAGTCTGCAGAACTTACAGTGTATGATTTGTCCGATCCGGCAAATCCACGAGAGATAGGCAAATACACGGCTTCGGACTTCTGCTGTGGATCTCTTTATGTTGAGAAAGGTCATGTGTATGCGGTATGGAAAAAGGGTTTGAGTGTACTGGACGCATCAGACCCGGCCAGTATAAGAGAGATTTGGAGTTCTAACACTGGCGGTAAGAAGATAATGGGCACGAACGGTTATGTTTATGTTCTCTCAGGAAGTAACATTACCATTTTGGATGCTTCAGAGCCCGATAGGATAAAGAAGGCAGGAGTGTATTCTAACAAGTTTGAGGACATGTACATCTCAGGTAACTACGGGTACATGGTTGTGCTAAAAAACCTTGAGGTGTTGGACCTATCCAAACCTGCTGATCCCGTGAAAGTTGCAGAGTATACCTCAACAAGCAGACTCGTGGGGGTTTCAGCATCCGGGGAGTATGCGTATGTTATAGGGGAGAACATTGAGGTTTTGAAAGTTAACCTCAGCTCGCAGAACCAGTCAAGTACTCTGCAATCAAACTTTGTTGAGGAGATGTTAAAAACAGTCTTTAAAATATTTAATCTAATTAAAAATTTACTGGGGGATTAG
- a CDS encoding chloride channel protein produces MSPDLGLRKSIKEALEDPNLQYLKKWTILGVTVGVIAGIGAIVFYTLLNLCSTFFLGRLAGYYPPTPGYEGGRLDWIGPHNPMSLLIVMVLGGLLTGLIVYTTAPEAEGHGTDAAIRAFHKEGGKIRARIPIVKTIASAITIGSGGSAGREGPTAQISAGFGSIVADLLRLSHEDRRLALAVGIGAGIGSIFKAPLGGALLAAEILYIRDIEKEAIIPGLIASTIGYAIFCEYFGYEPIFRFPEISIHPIHLPFFVLLGLICGIVGILYVYVFYKTHDIFKSLPIPDHLKPAIGAALAGITILLVMRFFDPRAGLGAVGMGYGFLQMAMLNMLPLEVMLLIAIVKIIATSLTIGSGGSGGVFAPGLVIGGMVGGTVGMAMHTLFPSIITLNVVPAFVAVGMISLFGGISKAPLANMIMICEMTDNYVMIFPAMAAVFVSYAITGNRTIYIEQVETRIDSPAHFPIALRSVLDRIKIKDVPFSEKVVALTPEDTVLDLLELTEKTGFMGYPVIENGIFKGIITLEDISDIISRGRDEYMKIKVRDVMREEIIGVHPYETVRDAILKMDTFNLDRIPVLVRDRVIGIVTRGNILECITEWLEEHEIKQKI; encoded by the coding sequence ATGAGTCCTGACCTTGGGTTGAGAAAGTCCATAAAGGAAGCATTAGAGGACCCCAACCTGCAGTATCTCAAAAAGTGGACGATTCTCGGAGTTACTGTGGGCGTAATCGCCGGTATTGGGGCCATTGTTTTCTACACTCTGCTTAATTTATGCAGCACGTTTTTTTTGGGCCGCCTCGCCGGGTACTATCCTCCAACTCCCGGATATGAAGGGGGCAGGTTGGACTGGATCGGTCCGCACAACCCGATGAGCCTGCTTATTGTGATGGTACTTGGAGGTTTACTGACGGGATTAATAGTCTATACCACCGCTCCCGAGGCAGAGGGGCATGGAACAGATGCTGCAATAAGGGCATTTCACAAAGAAGGCGGAAAAATAAGAGCAAGAATTCCTATCGTTAAAACCATAGCCTCCGCCATTACCATAGGCAGTGGAGGCAGTGCTGGAAGAGAGGGACCTACAGCTCAGATCTCTGCAGGGTTCGGTTCAATTGTCGCTGACCTGCTCAGGCTCAGTCACGAAGACAGGCGACTCGCTCTGGCGGTTGGAATCGGTGCCGGGATAGGAAGTATTTTTAAAGCTCCACTGGGAGGTGCGCTTCTGGCTGCAGAGATCCTCTATATCCGCGATATAGAGAAAGAGGCAATAATACCCGGTCTGATCGCATCTACTATAGGTTACGCAATATTCTGCGAGTACTTCGGGTATGAGCCCATATTCAGGTTCCCTGAAATCAGCATTCATCCGATACATCTTCCCTTCTTTGTCCTTCTTGGTCTGATCTGCGGGATTGTTGGGATCCTGTATGTTTACGTGTTTTACAAGACCCACGATATTTTCAAAAGCCTTCCGATTCCGGACCACCTGAAACCGGCTATAGGTGCCGCTCTGGCAGGAATAACAATTCTCCTTGTCATGAGATTTTTCGACCCGAGAGCCGGGCTAGGAGCTGTGGGGATGGGATATGGGTTTCTTCAAATGGCCATGTTAAACATGCTGCCCCTGGAGGTAATGCTGCTAATTGCAATAGTCAAAATTATTGCCACATCTTTAACAATAGGATCTGGGGGGAGTGGAGGCGTCTTTGCTCCGGGACTGGTGATTGGCGGAATGGTAGGTGGTACAGTCGGTATGGCCATGCACACCCTTTTTCCATCCATAATAACTCTGAATGTGGTGCCCGCCTTTGTCGCAGTTGGCATGATCTCCCTCTTTGGCGGGATTTCAAAGGCCCCTCTTGCAAATATGATCATGATATGTGAAATGACAGACAATTATGTAATGATATTTCCCGCAATGGCGGCTGTGTTTGTTTCTTACGCCATAACCGGAAATCGCACCATCTACATCGAACAGGTGGAAACGAGAATTGACAGCCCTGCACACTTCCCAATCGCTCTGAGAAGCGTGCTTGACCGTATAAAGATTAAGGATGTCCCGTTCTCGGAGAAGGTAGTTGCTCTTACCCCCGAAGACACCGTGCTGGATCTGCTGGAGCTTACCGAAAAAACGGGTTTTATGGGATATCCGGTCATAGAAAACGGGATATTCAAGGGCATCATCACGCTTGAGGATATTTCAGATATAATTTCGAGGGGGAGAGATGAGTACATGAAGATAAAGGTCAGAGACGTTATGAGGGAGGAGATTATCGGCGTTCACCCCTACGAAACCGTAAGGGACGCAATCTTAAAAATGGACACCTTCAATCTGGACAGAATACCTGTGCTGGTACGGGATAGAGTAATTGGAATTGTAACCAGAGGAAACATACTGGAGTGCATTACAGAATGGCTGGAGGAACATGAAATTAAACAAAAAATTTAA